The Miscanthus floridulus cultivar M001 chromosome 6, ASM1932011v1, whole genome shotgun sequence genomic interval GGAATGAGTACCTCGACTTTGAGGTGGTGGATTTCGCTAGTCCTTACCGTGCTCTATTAGGGCcgccatgctacatgaagttcatggccatcccgcACTATGGGTGCTTGAAGCTCAAGATTCCCAACCCACGGGGGGTCATCATGGTGGCCACCTCCATGGCCAAGGTGTATCATTGCAAGCAGGAAGGCACGACCCTCTTTGTGGCCAGCATCACCACCATTGACTTCGCCTAGATCCGGTGCTAGCTAGGTGATGAGCCCCTGAACAGCTCGATGGGGAATGCAACAGCGACCTTCTGCCTAGCCAATGACACCAAGAAGTTCCATATCTGCCCCCAAGATCCTGAGAAGAGACTTTGTATCGGTGCTGGAATGTCCCTAGACATAGAAGCAGCCCTCACAGAGTTCCTACGTGACTACATTGACATCTTCATGTGGAAGCCCTCCTACATGCCTGGCATCTCCCGCGAGATTGCTTAGCACCACCTCAACATCAAGGCCAATGCCAAGATAGTGTAGCAGCGCCTCTGCCACTTCAATGAGGAGAAGCACAAGGCAATTGGTGAGGAGCTCGCTAGGCTCCTAGATGCTTGCTTCATCAGAGAGGTCCAGCACCCTGACTGGCTGGCCAACCCTGTCTTGGTTAAGAAGAAGAATGAGAAATGGGGAATGTGCATCAACTACACTAGCCTCAATAGGGCCTGCCCCAAAGACCCATTCCTCCTTCCTCAGATTGACTAGGTCATCAACTCCACCACTAGCTGTGAGGCCCTTTGCTTTCTAGACACATACTCTAGGTACCACTAGATCACAATGGACCCCTCCAATCAGCTAGCCATGtccttttatcaccccctttggtGCTTTCTGCTACACTTCCATGTTGTTTGGCCTCCAGAACGCTAGAGCCACCTTCCAGCAATGCATGCAGAAATATTTTAGGGAGCAGATCGGCCGCAACCTGGAGGTCTACATTGATGACATCGTCATCAAGTCTCGAGTGGCTACACAACTGATCGGCGACCTAGaggaaactttctccaaccttcATGCCAACCAGATCAAGCTCAACCTAGAGAAGTGCGTGTTCAGGGTCCCTACTAGGAAACTCCTCATCTTCATTGTCTTCGAGCATGGCAATGAGGCCAACCTTGAGAAGATCTCCATGATCATGGACATGGAGCAAGTCAAGAACCTAAAGGGGGCCTAGAGGCTCACCAGATGTCTAGCCACACTCAGCCGCTTCATATCCCACCTTGGGGAATGAGGTATGCCACTGTATAAGCTCCTGAAGAAATCTGATCATTTCGAGTGGACGTAGGAAGCTCAGGAAGTGCTCACAAAGGCTGAAGGACTTCCTCACTACACCACCAGCCCTAACCTCCCCTTTAGTTGGGGAGACTCTACTTCTCTACATTGTCGCCACGCTGCACACTATCAGCATGGCTCTGGTGGTGTAATGCGAGGAGGGCCATGTCCTCAAGGTCCAATGGctggtgtacttcatcagcgaggtcctctCTGACTCAAAGGCCTAGTACCTAAGGATCCAAAAGCTCCTCTACACCATGCTCATTGCTAAGCACAATCTCTGGCACTACTTCGATGCCGACCATGTGGTGGTCATGCCTTCTAGTGGCATGGGGGACGTCATTATAAACCAGGAGTCCACCAGCCACATCACCAAGTGGGGGCTTGAGCTCATGGGCATCGACATCACCTGTGCCCCTACACCATGATCAAGTCCTAAGTCCTCGCTgacttcatcatggagtggaccaAGGAATAGGCCTCAACCACCCCCATCAAGGCAGAGTACCaaaccatgtacttcgatggctccctCGCCCTTGAGGGGGTAGGTGCGGGGGTTCTCCTCATATCCCCCTAGCGGCGACAAACTAATGTTTCGCCCTTCAACTCTACTTTTGGGCCACTAACAACATTGCAGAGTATGAGGCGTTCCTCCACGGTATCTAGGTggccatcgagcttggtgctcGGTGCCTCTTCATACGAGGAGACTTTGAACTAGTTATCAACAAAGTCATGTAGGAGTCGACTTGTTGTGACGTGAATATGGAGGCCTACTACGTGGAGGTCTAGAAGATGGTGGACAAGTTCGACGACATCAAGCTCCATCACATCCTCCGgtgggacaacaaggatgatgacTCCTTGGTGAGGCTAGCATCCTCCCAGAAGCCCCTCTATTTGGAGTCTTCCTCGATGTCCTCAACGCCCCCTCGATCTGCCATCAGGAGGGCTAGGCGCTAGCCCTAGCCATGCCCCCTCAACCTCGACCTACACCATCGGAGGAGCACCGTCCCCCTAGGAGTGCATGCTCGCAATCACCATGCATAGCCAACATGGTGCCGAGCCATTGGCTGATGCCCTTCCTAACCCACTAGCGTACCCTACGAAGTGCAGAAGACAAGGGccagctgtaacacctcgggtgttagtcaCGGGTTAAGCAGCgaaattggacttaagtaggatgtGTCAAGCAATGATtgtgatctctagttcataatctagaAATAATGATGAAGGTGcccctttcatgtgcctcaca includes:
- the LOC136460635 gene encoding uncharacterized protein, with product MKVLMDGGSGLNIMYADTLDHMGISRKDLRPSGAPFFRIIPRAQATPLRSIHLPVTFGEPANFRNEYLDFEVVDFASPYRALLGPPCYMKFMAIPHYGCLKLKIPNPRGVIMVATSMAKVYHCKQEGTTLFVASITTIDFA